Proteins found in one Deinococcus apachensis DSM 19763 genomic segment:
- a CDS encoding acetamidase/formamidase family protein — protein sequence MTTRPKCTIHDHHFGWDNILPPKLEVEPGETIEFEVLDSSGGQFTRASGHSDVSVLDFAKVNPVTGPIFVRGAEPGDALTVDILEFRPSGFGWTAAIPGFGLLTEDFPEPYLKLWHYGQHTAEFLPGIEVPVRPFPGTIGNAPAEPGHHSVVPPRAVGGNMDIRDLTAGTTLHLPVAVPGALFSVGDTHAAQGDGEVCGTAIESAMHVTLRFGLVKGAGLKTPRFSTPGAVTAHIDGKGYHVTTGIGPDLYAAAQDATRGMIDLMGKEYSLAPMDAYLLCSVAADLRISEIVDAPNWLVSLYLPRSIFS from the coding sequence ATGACGACGCGCCCGAAATGCACCATCCACGACCACCACTTCGGCTGGGACAACATCCTGCCGCCCAAGTTGGAGGTCGAGCCCGGCGAGACCATCGAGTTCGAGGTGCTTGACTCCAGCGGCGGGCAGTTCACCCGCGCGTCCGGCCACTCGGACGTGAGTGTCCTCGACTTCGCCAAGGTGAACCCGGTGACCGGCCCCATCTTCGTGCGTGGCGCCGAGCCCGGGGACGCCCTGACGGTGGACATCCTCGAATTCCGGCCCTCGGGCTTCGGGTGGACGGCGGCGATTCCCGGCTTCGGCCTGCTGACGGAAGACTTTCCCGAGCCGTACCTCAAGCTGTGGCACTACGGACAGCACACGGCGGAGTTCCTGCCCGGCATCGAGGTCCCGGTGCGCCCCTTTCCCGGCACCATCGGCAACGCGCCCGCTGAACCCGGTCACCACTCGGTCGTGCCGCCGCGCGCCGTGGGCGGAAATATGGACATCCGCGACCTGACGGCGGGCACCACGCTGCACCTACCCGTCGCGGTGCCCGGCGCCCTCTTCTCGGTGGGCGACACCCACGCGGCCCAGGGCGACGGCGAGGTGTGCGGCACGGCCATCGAGTCCGCCATGCACGTCACGCTGCGCTTCGGCCTGGTCAAGGGGGCAGGGTTGAAGACGCCGCGCTTCTCCACACCGGGCGCGGTCACCGCCCACATCGACGGGAAGGGCTACCACGTCACCACCGGCATCGGCCCCGATCTCTACGCGGCGGCGCAGGACGCGACGCGGGGCATGATCGACCTGATGGGGAAGGAGTACAGCCTCGCCCCCATGGACGCCTACCTGCTGTGTTCCGTGGCGGCCGACCTGCGAATCAGCGAGATCGTGGACGCGCCCAACTGGCTGGTGAGCCTGTACCTGCCGAGAAGCATCTTTTCCTGA
- a CDS encoding ABC transporter substrate-binding protein gives MHRALGLPLLLGLTLALAQGAPQRGGTITVSYKDDVTTLDPAIGYDYQNWPMEKMVFDALLDYKPGSTALEPRLAARMPEVSRDGKTYTFTLRKGVKFHNGRVMTADDVRYTLERVLDPKTKSPGQSFYTGIQGAQAFVDGKAKSVKGIQVLGPDRVRITLEAPNAAFLNIMAMNFAFIVPREAVAAAGGDFGHKPVGTGPFKLASWVSGQQLQFTRNPNYFMAGMPSLDGVTVKVGLDPSVAFLSLQRGEVDLLGDGIPPAQFLQVTRDPKFKPNIVSKTSVNTTYLSLNTKMGPLKDVRVRQAINHAVNKTKILRIINGRGVVAQSVLPPLMPGYNKGEQGYTYDPAKAKTLLTAAGFPNGFSTTLYTNSTDPNPRIAQSIQQDLAQVGIRAQIKSLAQSSVIDAAGTPNTVPMVWSGGMAWTQDYPDPSDFYWPILSCRSAVQGGWNWPMYCDKALDARADKADRMVSSNQQAARLAEYGRIFAALNKQAVWVPVFHEVRYMMKSDRLVGDVNNLVDPTHFINYERLSVRK, from the coding sequence TCGGCCTCACGCTGGCCCTCGCCCAGGGGGCGCCCCAGCGCGGCGGGACGATCACCGTCTCCTACAAGGACGACGTGACGACGCTCGACCCCGCCATCGGCTACGACTACCAGAACTGGCCGATGGAGAAGATGGTCTTCGACGCCCTGCTCGACTACAAGCCCGGCAGCACGGCGCTGGAGCCCCGCCTCGCCGCGAGGATGCCCGAGGTGTCGAGGGACGGGAAGACCTACACCTTCACCCTCCGCAAGGGCGTCAAGTTCCACAACGGCCGCGTGATGACGGCGGACGACGTGCGCTACACCCTGGAGCGGGTGCTCGATCCCAAGACGAAGAGCCCCGGCCAGAGCTTCTACACCGGCATCCAGGGCGCCCAGGCCTTTGTGGACGGCAAGGCGAAGAGCGTGAAGGGGATTCAGGTCCTCGGCCCCGACCGGGTGCGGATCACCCTGGAGGCGCCGAACGCCGCCTTCCTGAACATCATGGCGATGAACTTCGCCTTCATCGTGCCGAGGGAAGCGGTCGCCGCCGCCGGGGGAGACTTCGGGCACAAGCCGGTCGGAACCGGGCCCTTCAAGCTGGCCTCGTGGGTCTCCGGCCAGCAGCTCCAGTTCACCCGCAACCCCAACTACTTCATGGCGGGGATGCCGTCCCTCGACGGGGTGACGGTCAAGGTCGGCCTCGATCCCTCCGTCGCCTTCCTCAGCCTCCAGCGCGGCGAGGTGGATCTCCTCGGGGACGGCATCCCGCCCGCCCAGTTCCTGCAGGTCACCCGCGACCCCAAGTTCAAGCCGAACATCGTCTCCAAGACGTCGGTGAACACGACCTACCTCAGCCTCAACACCAAGATGGGGCCGCTGAAGGACGTGCGGGTGCGGCAGGCGATCAACCACGCGGTCAACAAGACGAAGATTCTGCGGATCATCAACGGGCGCGGCGTGGTCGCGCAGAGCGTGCTGCCGCCCCTGATGCCCGGCTACAACAAGGGCGAGCAGGGGTACACCTACGACCCGGCGAAGGCAAAAACTCTCCTGACGGCGGCGGGCTTCCCGAACGGCTTCTCCACCACCCTCTACACCAACTCCACCGATCCCAACCCGCGCATCGCGCAGAGCATCCAGCAGGACCTCGCCCAGGTCGGCATCAGGGCGCAGATCAAGAGCCTGGCGCAGAGCAGCGTCATCGACGCGGCAGGCACGCCGAACACCGTGCCGATGGTCTGGTCGGGCGGGATGGCCTGGACCCAGGACTACCCCGACCCCAGCGACTTCTACTGGCCGATCCTGTCGTGCCGCAGCGCCGTGCAGGGCGGCTGGAACTGGCCGATGTACTGCGATAAGGCGCTCGACGCCCGCGCGGACAAGGCCGACCGTATGGTGTCGTCAAACCAGCAAGCCGCCCGCCTCGCCGAGTACGGCCGGATTTTCGCCGCGCTGAACAAGCAGGCCGTCTGGGTGCCCGTCTTCCACGAGGTCCGCTACATGATGAAATCCGACCGCCTGGTGGGCGACGTGAACAACCTCGTGGACCCCACCCACTTCATCAATTACGAGCGCCTTTCGGTGCGGAAGTGA